The window tgttcaactgccgataatctatatacATCCTcatcgttccatccttcttcttcaaaaacaacAGTGGTTCACCCCAAAgcgatacactaggtctaatgaatcccttgtcaagaaaatcctacaactgctccttcaattccttcaactcaattgggccatacggtatggtgcggtagaaatgggctgagtgccatgAATCAGATCAATataaaagtcaatatctctgtcgggtggcattcccgacagatctgtaggaaacacctctagGAACTCGcgcacaactggtactgaatctaTGAAAGGAACCTTCGCACTAGGATTACGGATATAGGCCAAATAtactagacaccccttctcgagcATACGTCGAggcttcacataagaaataatctTGCTAGTAGAATGGCTAGAAGTACCTCTCTACTCTAAtagaggtaaccccggcatggctaatgtcacagtcttggcatgacaatccaaaatagtaTGATAaagtgacagccaatccatgcctaatataacatcaaagtccaccatatcatGAAGTAAGAGATCTACCCTAGTCTCATAGCTCACCATAGAAATCACACACGAGTGATAAACActatctaccataatagaatctcccacaggcgtggacacaAAGACAGGAACACTcgaagaatcacgaggcataatcagatatgaagcaaaataggatgacacgtatgaataagtagatcctggatcaaataaaactgaggcatctctatggcaaaccggaacaatacctgtgatgatggcATTAGATGACTCTACATCAGGCCtagataaaaatacataaaaatggGGTTGGGCCCCATCACTCTGACCTCTGCCTCTCGGACAACCTttagctggctggcctccgcctctAATGGCCTGATCTCCACCGCTAATAGCCTGACCTCAacctctagcagcctgacccccgcctctagttggctgagcggACGGTGGAGCAACCgatgccggaaccatggcacgagaatcctATTGTGGTATGCTGCCCCTGTGACCTAGGGCAGAACCTTGTGACTTGCCTCGGATccccacaagtataacaagtacTCGGCTACTGTGACTGCTGATCCTAGAACTAACCCTTtcaacctgaataaccaccctgataactcagGATCGAAGGTGCACTAATAGGATCTGAAGGTGCGGTGTAGGCTAGCTGCTCAAGATGAGATCCATAAGAACTAGGACTATCTGAATCACCGTGGGATTCCTAAAGTGCTGGGTGAATCgagcctaggaggatggcctctaccaaatgaacccctgcctccaaacgaggcaccatTGAAACCACCAAAGTGACGAGTCCTCTTCTCAGATACCGCCTCTTTATCCTGACCACGAATCATTTCGATCCGTCTAGCAATATCTACTGCcctctggaaagaaatatcatccccaTCTCTTTGGCCATCTATAGCCTGATACCAAAAGCAAGaacatcaatgaatctcctcactctctccctctcagtaggaagcAATACGATTGCATGGCGAGCTAAATCCATGAATCTAGTCTCACACTAGGTAACAGTCATGCTACCCTactgaaggcgctcaaactgccaaTGATACTCCTCTCTCAGAATaaaaggaatgaacttctccaaaaatagttgTGAAAACCTGATCCCAAGTGAGTGGCGgtgaacctgctggtctgcctcACTCATAatcctgccaccacctcttggcagaaccgaTCATCTGAAACACTACAAAGtcaactccattggactccacGATACCCATGTTGCGGAACACCTCGTGGTAACGacaatgaaatcctgtgggtccttagaaggtgtGCCACCAAAGCAAATAGGAAATAACTTTGTAAAATTGTCCAATCTTATCAATCCCTTTAAAAATAATGCGGGCCTCTCCCCGGTCTATTTAGCAACAATAGGTTGAGCCACTCCAACTAGCGGAACTGTCAAAGTCTGACATCCTTGAGCCATCTTCTCTGGTGTGTGAGCAGCGGgggtttgtgctcctcccccagcttgagagACAGTTGGTGCCACCGGAATTGTATCGGTCTGGGCcacgctctccataaggcccaccaagcagactagagcatcctgaagtaccggggtagAAATAAACCCCCCGGGACTTGAGCAGTTCCAACTAGCATGGTCTGAACATGAACCTCCTTCTTCTGCTTGATCTCAGGCTCCGAAATAGGTGCTTCTACACGTGATCTAGGTTGAGCTCCGCCTCTGTCTCGACCCGGGCCCTGGCCTCTACCCCTAGTAATGACAGCAACCCGGGGCTTCATTCTGACCTACCGTGGATGttgtgcatgtcctcaccatctgagagagaataagaatggaatgattcaaacttcagtgatagaataaaatcgaACAATAGAGAAAGAAGAAGCAAAATTTTCCTAAAGctctatagcctctagaagataattACAAACGTCTCAGTACctatcctccagactctactaagcttgcccatgacttgtgagacctaggcaacctagttctctaataccaacttgtcacgacccggaattctcaacctcgggaccgtgatggcgcctaacatctacttgctaggcaagccgacgttatTAGATTAATTAACCAGTCTTGAACAATTATTACAGAGTGATGATAAACAACGATTAATAAACTCAAAGTTTAAAACAGTGGTAGTATAAATAATGCGATGCTAACTACTCTTAGAAATCtagagtcacaagtacatgagcgagCAGCTAGAATACTACATATATGGTCTGAAACAAAGTACGACTGTTTGAAACTAAATATACAGTAAACTGGAtaaagaaggggacttcaaggttgcggacgccgtgcaactatacctcaagtctccaatgCGGCTGAATCCGGGTAGAGACACCACTAGACGTCGGGACCAacaccagtatctgcacaagaagtgcaaaagtgtagcatgagtacaaccgacctaacATTCTCCGTAATTGTCGAGCCTAATATCGACgagatagtgacgaggctatgacaagacacctacgtaAATCATGAACATATATAAACATAAAGCATCAAAATAAaaagtaagacaattaaataTTAACTGGGAGCGGATACGTAGAAAGGGGAGTACGATAAGAACGGCAAGTACAAACTCACCGAATAACCTTTCTacgaaaaacaataataatacaacaaattAAATCATCAATCTGGAAACCAAGAAAGCAATTAAGTcaacaatggcacggcatcacccttcgtgcttttactctcgtcctcactatGTAATTCCATAAATGAAATAGCACGGGaccaccattcgtgcttttactctcagcctcacatgtgtaataaatgataataagcaatcaaatgcacgacatcacccttcgtgctttaatcctCACAATCTCTCAAATGAATGATATCGTATGCAAATAAGGCACTGCAATATACTTtgtgcttttcactcttcctcaccaagcaacaaCATTAATCCAAAATAGCAAAACAAGACGGGAAGCTATTTCACCTCAAACTTAGTGAAATGATAATTTATCTCAATATTCAAAATTCTAACAACTCCAAAATAATCAATAGATAAGAAGGTTAATAATTAAGGAAGTAATAATCTAACTACGACATGGAAAATATAGTCATGAAAACAACATAGTAAAATACAACAATTTcaacccgcatgctttaacccaattacagcgtatatatactcgtcacttTTTATATACACCGTTCtcacacataattcacatagcaaatagaccaacaagtcctaatccctcaagtcaaagttaaccacgatacttacctcactccgtaaccaaatcaatgctcaaccacGACTTTTCatttagaattagcctccaaaccaataaAATCAACgacaaatatagttcaaataatttaaaataggctttagaaactacccacgagcgaaaaaaatttaatctttaatGAGTTtggaaaaggtcaacaaaagtcaaccccgggcccgcttggtcaaaacagaAGATTCGAAAAACaaactcaattacccattcaACCCCTAGCCCgattatataatttgttttgaaatttgacctcaatttgaggtctaaatctaaattttataaaatccccaatttctacccaaatccctaatttactAACCAATGAATTAGGGATGAAAAACCTTTTCACAATCGCCCCTAGGCCGAGCTCTAACTtcaaaatggtggaaaatggttaAAGTCCCGACTTTAAGCGATTTTAATACCTAGGTGTCAGGTTTACTTCATGTTCGCGAAGCACCTGATGCGTTCGCAAAGAGCAGCAGCCAAATGGCCTTTGCATTCACGAGGTcctctttgcattcgcgaaggcttaaaCCCCGCCTGCCTTTGTGTTCGTGAACCATGGTTCATGTTTGTGAAGAGGAACCGCTTGACTTGCCCCCAGATACCACAAAGCTATGTGTTTGCGAGAAgtttgtcgcattcgcgaagggtaaacccTCCTCTACTTCGTGTTCACGACCAGGTCCTTGTGTTCGTGAAGAATAACCAATCCCCAACCCAAATTTTACCTTCACGATCACGAGataagcttcgcgatcgcgaagcacaacgcACCAGACACCAGAAACTGTTGAAAACCAGCAACCTCTTAAGTCTAAAATGGTCTGTAGCATACCCGACACTCACCCGAGCGCCTCAGGCTTTAAatcaaacatgtacacaagtgtAATAAGATCATACAAACTCGTTCACGtgataaaaataccaaaataacacctacaacaatgaatcagacatcaaaacgcatgaaattttaataaaaaatcaagaacctctagaattacaactaagcatctgaatcctatcaaaccaattccaaattgcaccaaattttgcagacaagtttcaaatagaaaaTTAGACACataacaagtcccaaaatcaaaatttgaacccgatagccataaagtcaatctacggtcaaacctaggaagttttcaaactttcaaattgctaacttttggcaaaataagtcaaatcaacctagggacctcagaatttaatttcgggcatacgtgCAAGTCTAAAATCATAATACAGACCTACCGAAATCGTCAAAATATCGATCTAGGGTCGTTTACATAAAATGTTGACTgtagtcaactcaagttatttttaaagccaaaaatcatattttcttctaaATTTCACGTAAAACTTTTCCGGAAAAAGACCTGGTCTGCGCacgaaaataaagaaatatcaaatgAAGCTAATAGGGGTCTCGAAACATAGAAATAAGGGTTATTACTCAAAATAACCTATCAGATCGTCACACATAAAAATGTTCTTTTTTATTGGATAGCGATTAGATTTGAACTCATAATCTTTGCATGCTCAAATATAATATTGAATTATATGATAATTTTATCTAAAAGGGTTGAATTGTTGAGATTAATCCTTACAATACAACTAACCAAACGAACCACTGCATAAAAAACCAGTAgtattattcattgtttggttggtcttttaagaaaaaaaatcttgGTGTAAAATCCAACACAACTAATATAATGTTTAGTTGGTTTTTTTCTTCATACATAATACCGtataaactaataaaaataatttatgtaaTATTTTATGCGGGGTAGAATATAAAATAAGAATACAAGTACATATATAATTATAGACCTCAATCACTCTTCAGAAATGGTGATAGAGATCTATGCTCGTACTGTAAGGTTATCCCGAGTGAGATTCTCTCGTCCCAACATAGGCTCTTGGTTATGTACTTAGAGATTAAGGGGGGAGGAAAAAGAGACATATGTATGGTCAACTTAGGATCAAGTGGGGAGCCTTCTTAAGGACAAAACACATGAGTTGGGGGAAAAGTTGCTAGCTGTGggggcttggaggagtagtggggacgAGAATAATATGTGGACCACGACAACAAGTTGCATTTGGGAAGATGCTAGAGATTGTTAGGGGTCTCAAAAGGTCATTTGAGAGGTCACAAaggggattggtggtggaataGTGAGATCCAAAGTAAAGTTGAAGCAAAGAAAGCAGCATACATGAATCTGGTGGAGAGCAAGGACGAGGAGGAAAAGATTGCTAATAGGGAGGGGTATAAGAAGGCAAGGACGGAGGCAAAGCTAGTAGTTATAGAGGCTACGACTGCAGCTTTTGAACGTCTGTAAGAAGAACTGGGAGCAAAGCGGGGATAAGAAGTTGTACAAGTTTTCCAtggtgagagagaggaaggcccgtgacttggaccaagtgaagtgcattaAGGATGAGAAAGGCAAAGTATTGGTGGAAGAGGTACTTATTAGACGAAGATGGCAAACTGATAAGTGAGTATTTTACCAACTTGTCCATCTTTTAATCACTTTTGCTATGTTTGATTGATAACATCTTGTGTTTAATGGCATTCACTTCTATTTTACAGGTTTTATGTGATTTAGAAAGTGAAAACGAGTCAAAAAGGAGCTAAAATAAAGAATAGAAATCTGCCCACTGAAttacctctcgcgaacgcgaaggagtaAGGCTAACACGAAGCAGCAGGAACCcaaaccttcgtgaacgcgaaggacaGAACGCGAACACGAAGCTGCACAagccaaaccttcgcgaacgcgagggatacATTGCGAAAGCGAAGCTGCAAAAAtcaactcttcgcgaacgcgaagttcagaccgcgaacgcgaagctgtaGGTAGTcaaaccttcgtgaacgcgaaggctggatcgcgaacgtgaagaagacaTTTGCAGAAAAATTGGGCAGTTCtggaattttacattttttaccCCCAAACCAtctaatacacgacctagctcattTGTAAGATATCTTTGGCAGACATTGACAGTCTCTGCACATCTTGGGCAGCTTTTGTCCATTTTTGGAGCTAGgtttcttgcacacacacttgggtcttgaagatttggagcttttggttgagaatttcttacccatttatgttcaattcttcattttcttgctttgtattggatatctaagtgtgtagtattttttctaGCATTTAAATCTTGCTTATGgtaatattcatatttaaagtgtggattaaataccttgttatacttatgtattgaacgatttttatttattgtgaattgagttattatttctttaattaatcttgttattaaatattttcaaagggattagctaaccctaggactcgcccattcacttcgaattaattttggaaaaaataattcgggatttggaaagattaattaataagaacttgaggcgttaaccctaactttatagattctacctaggaatAGGATTGAGCTACTTATAGCCATATtcaggtgtgcttaatctcttaattattttagggataattcaattaggaagtcttatTAGTCTTcgaaagaagctaatatagaattattactcgAGGCTAAATAATTATTAACTcgttcatatttgtaaaatcgtgaaatatattggatcgttacctgagtgtaattcccaatgcatccatgcttgaagccattgatcattttacttgctttctaggttagtttacattttcgcaattagttataaatattttctcaaaacctttctaCGTGTTTGgattagcataataagtgataattctcttacatgccTAATCgtctacatattgttctctatgggattcgaccccgactcatagttgggtaaattatattgcatgcgaccgtgtccatttaccttttagtagtggatttggacgtcatcacaAACATACTTTCATAAATGCTTGAACGAAGAAGGGGATAAGAGCATTGTGCTAGGTGACTTGGAGCACGCTGAGAGTCGTCGAGATTTTGGATATTGTAAGCGTATTAAGGATGAGGAGGTTGTGGAGGTTATGCCTAATATGAGCAGGGgaagagcgaccgggccagaGAAATTTTGATGGAATTTTGGAGGTACGCAAACTGGGAAGCCATCGAGTGTCTTACTAGgttgtttaatgtcatttttaggacAAAAAAGATGCCCaaagaatggaggtggagtacaatgattccgttgtacaagaacaagggcgatatccaaaattgcaataactatagCGGTATCAAGCTACTAAGCCATACCATAAAAGTTTGGGAGAGAATGGTGGAAGCGAGGGTGAGGCGAAGTGTGTCTATTTCCTAGAACAAATTTGGATTTATGCTGGGGCGTTTGACTACGGAAGCTACTCATCTCGTTAGGAGACTGGTGGAGAAGtataaagagagaaagagagacctaCATATAGTATTCATTGACCTTGAAAAAACATATGATAAAGTccagatgtttggaggctagcgGTATTCCGGTAgcttacattagggtgattaaggacatgtatgataaAGCTAAGACCCGGGTAAGGGTTATCATCTCGTAACCCTTTTTTATTTGCCTTGGCGATGGATGCTTTGACGCGCCACAATCATGGGGAGGTGCCATGATGCATATTATTCGCTGATAATATAGTATTGATTGATAAGACGCAAGGTTGGGTTAGCGCGAGGCAggaggtttggagacaaaccCTAGAGTcgaaaggtttcaagttgagcaggaacAAGAcataatacttggagtgcaagttcaatgATATGACTCATGAAGCAGATATGGACATGAGGCTtgattcacaagtcatccccaagagagctAGTTTTAAGTACCCTGGGTCAATAATCCATGAtaatggggagattgatgatgatgtcatACATCGTATTGGAAcagggtggatgaaatggaagTTAGCACTGAGTGTGTTATGTGACAAGAATATACCTCTGCGACTTAacggtaagttctacagagtggtgatTAGACCAACTACATTGTATGTGGCAGAGTGTTGGCCTGTCAAGAAATCTCACttccagaagatgaaagtggtAGAAATGAGAATGTTGAAATGGATGTATAGGCATACAaggagagataagattaggaatgaagatattagGGACATGGTAGGAGTGGTCTCTGTGCATGACAAGATACGAGAAGTGAGGTTAAGATGGTTCAGACATGTGAATAGAAGGGACACAACTGCCTTAGTGAGGAGATGCGAGAGGTTGGCTGTGGGGGATATGCGAAGAGGTAGAGGTAAGCCAAAGAAGTCGTAGCGGAAAGtaattaggcaggacatggcgcaaCTCCAGCTAACCGGGGACATGACCTTTGATAAGAGGGTGTGAAGGTTGAGGATTATGGTTGAAGGTTAGTAGGTTTCTGAGCATTCGTCTTTTCCTTACCGGTAATATTTGTATTGTTTTGGCATTCCTTTAGGCTTATTTTTTACTATATGTTGTTCTCATTCTTACTTCTATACATATTATTGTCTTTTTCGCTTTGGTTTATTTAATATTGTGTTGTTGGTACTGTTTGCTGCTATTgcttttttttcatattttttgtgcTGATGAtctatcgaaaacaacctctctatcttcacaaatgtagaggtaaggtctacgtacatcCTACTcttcccaaaccccacttgtgagattctTTCTAGGtatgtagttgttgttgttgaatacatgaattaaaataagaaaTGACAAAATTCCCATTATCGTTTTAGAATTTAGATCTCTTTCCTTTTCTAAAGCAGCGAATGTACTCTCTGAATTAGATTTCTTTTCTGGGTTAAAATTGGTTGTGTCCTCTGTGTGCTCGGTTACAACCTTCCAGTAAGCACTTGAAGTACTAGCATACATCAATTTCGAATTTCAGGTTGTATAACAAAAAGAGTTCTACTGGAGTTAAACAATGATTTCTAACAATTTCATATCAATTTCAAAAAGAAAAgcagaaaatatattttttaaattatacaaatatgtATTAATTTAGGCTAATACAGAAAACCAAAAACTCAAAAGGAATTATTTCCTGCATAGTAATCCCTATATTACACTGCCGGCATAACTAGACTTGTTTGCTGATATCAGGTTCTTGGTCCAGATTGATTTGCCGACGTCTTTACTAGACTTGTTTGCTGCCAAGCTTCTTCATATGCGTTCTATATGTGTGTGGTCTTAATATCATAATAACACAACACATAGAGTATTCTGTTGGgaagtggtggtggtggtggggggggggtagtgtgtatatatatatatatatatatatatatatatatatatatatatatatatatatatatatatatatatattaattcatTGAGCTTTATTTTCAGTCACGCTGCACAAGATTTTCGTTTGATGAATTGACATGACCTCGAAGTAAAAATACGTGGCTTGACTTTAAACACATAtacttccgtttcaatttatatgaacatATTTGACTggacacagagtttaagaaaaaaaagaagatttttgaatTTATGGTGTAAAATAAGGCAATATAAaccattgcataaaggtaaattatttccaaataaaaaaatagatcattctttttggcacgaatTAAAAATGAAATATGTTCATATAAATTGAACCATGTAGTATATCTTAAACccacttttctttcaaaaatgggCATGCTCGGCTAAAGGAGCAGCAGCAGAAAACACTTGGTCCTCAATCTTTAGGTTGTTTTTGGACCTGTCCGTCAGCATTGTCCTCATAATATGGTATGCCTTTTTATGATTGGTAATAAATTGTACTTAGATAATGTAATTTGATTTGTCATaaagttttcttttttaatttttaaaaaaaaaatatgtaatctTAAAAGTTTAAGGGTCAAAAAGTTTTATGGGTTCATGATATTTGGTGGAAATGACACCAAGTAGTCACTTATAAGcatgttgtttaaaatatatccataatttacaatgtatttaaagattaggcAATTTCGATCAAACTTCAGGACACGGCAGCCTAGAGTTTAAACCTCAACATtcaaatttcaggacaaaatatcTTAAAGTTCGAAAATTATGTCATGAAATTCGAGTTTTATgtcttgaattttaaattagtagttcaGAAATTCATAACATTtagtcctgaattttaaattagcagctcaaaaattcagAACACTAAGTCCTGAATTTCCAAATTAAGGATACTTAGTCCTAACGCTTGGGATGAATTGGCTAATTTTTAAATACATCGTAAATtgtggatatattttaaatagcgggCTTAAAAATGACTATTGCTGCACTTCGCCctaatatttgtgtggctataaacaCTTTTCATTAAAGGTAAAGtgtgaaaaataaaaagtttaaagttaaattgattctaaatataaaaatatgtcattctttttgaaacagaCTAATCAATAAAGAGTGTCATTTAAATTAAAACGGATACAGTATAGCGTAATTTCCTAGCCTTCGTGGTCAACCTGACTCAATTATTGAGAGAGCAAATTTGTTAAGTCTCGTATGCAGAAAACACTCTCTTCACTTTTCTTTTATGTTAGCATTGAATAAAATATAATACTCCTCTTGTTTcaatttgtttgaatttttttggagTCGAAGGTTAAATTTACTAAttatttatgtgaatttgaatgtagattttttaaaaaaaaaattgaaataaatttgaaatatttaaaaattatataaaaaatattatatgtcACAATAGTTAATAATTTAAGATATCTAAAATTTATTGGCAAAAAATATGATCataagaaaatctttttttttgacTATCCAAAATAGTAGGGTCGTCTTTTATAAACAAATGGAGTATATGGTATATTCAATGTTGTGGACTGAAATGCGACAATTGGAGTCTATATAATAAAACAAGTCTCACGTGTTAAATAAAACTGAGACTGATTAGTGCACCTGAATATCTCCCTAAAAATCAGGTTGTTGACAAATCCACCACCTTTTATATGCTTCATTGTTCTGGGAGAGATAAAAAGGAATATAATACTTTCATTGTTTAGAAAAGTTTAATTTTGTATATCTCATACTTtctattttagtttattttccgAAAAGAACTACTtccttatttagaaataatttaattttaaaattcttattttactttttatgagATGATTTATAGCTGCTACACAAATATATATGACTGTagatcacaaatttcaaaaaatttattatttattttttaaatttcaccAAATACCACTACTTAAATTGGGACAGAGTGAATATACTTTTTCATCTCCGTGATCTAAAGGACAATTGGTGTACTTTCTTcctgttcataattaatttcaCCTAATTTTTAGGATGTCAATATATAAATGGGTTTATTGCAGAGAACACTCGTACCTTTTATTTTATGTCACTCTTCAAAGTTTTAGATGGAAATGGGACAATAAGATTCCATTCGATACAACATGTCTCATATAGTCATATGTAAAATATGAGGGTGAGATAGAAAATGTTGtattatcacaaaaatatgtatgaAACTGTTACAATTAATTGGAGGCAATCATTTTTTATTGGTTATTTCTTAAaccatttttacaaatttaactATTT is drawn from Nicotiana tabacum cultivar K326 chromosome 9, ASM71507v2, whole genome shotgun sequence and contains these coding sequences:
- the LOC107822571 gene encoding uncharacterized protein LOC107822571 encodes the protein MTHEADMDMRLDSQVIPKRASFKYPGSIIHDNGEIDDDVIHRIGTGWMKWKLALSVLCDKNIPLRLNGKFYRVVIRPTTLYVAECWPVKKSHFQKMKVVEMRMLKWMYRHTRRDKIRNEDIRDMVGVVSVHDKIREVRLRWFRHVNRRDTTALVRRCERLAVGDMRRGRGKPKKS